One window from the genome of Kiloniellales bacterium encodes:
- a CDS encoding NarK family nitrate/nitrite MFS transporter: MSVTPRTTTSGHTLTEWNPEDTSFWEGGGRRIASKNLWISIFCLLLAFSVWMVWSVVVAKLPAIGFAYSHDQLFWLAALPGLSGATFRIFYSFMVPIFGGRLWTTLTTASLLLPALGIGLSVQDPETPYAVFLILALLCGFGGGNFASSMSNISFFFPKKEKGNALALNAGLGNLGVSVMQFVVPLVVTAGVFGAIGGEPQTISDGGKVWIQNAGFVWVPFLVVATLAAWFGMNDIASVKASFKEQAIIFRRRHNWIMCVLYTGTFGSFIGYSAGFPLLAKTQFPEVDSLQYVFLGPLVGALSRAATGWISDKYGGGRVTFWTFLLMIAAVAGVLFFLGIKDQPGAFWGFFAMFMLLFFGTGVGNASTFQMIPVIMGQQVKLLMPELDEQQYKRQSTGESAAIIAFTSAIAAYGAFFIPKAYGTSIAMTGGPELALYAFLIFYGLCVVITWFFYTRRNAPVPC, from the coding sequence ATGAGTGTCACGCCAAGAACAACCACCAGCGGACACACGCTGACCGAGTGGAACCCCGAGGACACCAGCTTCTGGGAAGGCGGCGGGCGCAGAATCGCCTCCAAGAATCTCTGGATCTCGATCTTCTGCCTACTGCTCGCCTTTTCCGTCTGGATGGTCTGGTCCGTCGTGGTCGCCAAGCTGCCGGCAATCGGCTTTGCCTACTCCCACGATCAGCTGTTCTGGCTGGCGGCCTTGCCCGGCCTCTCCGGCGCAACCTTCCGGATCTTCTATTCCTTCATGGTGCCGATTTTCGGCGGCCGCCTGTGGACCACGCTGACAACCGCCTCGCTGCTTTTGCCGGCTCTGGGCATCGGACTCTCCGTGCAAGATCCTGAAACGCCCTACGCGGTGTTCTTGATCCTGGCTCTGCTGTGCGGTTTCGGCGGCGGCAATTTCGCCTCCTCCATGTCCAACATCTCCTTCTTCTTCCCGAAAAAGGAGAAGGGGAACGCTCTGGCGCTGAACGCGGGCCTCGGCAACCTCGGGGTCAGCGTCATGCAATTCGTGGTGCCCCTGGTCGTCACCGCCGGCGTGTTCGGGGCGATCGGCGGAGAGCCCCAGACGATCAGCGACGGCGGCAAAGTCTGGATTCAGAACGCCGGCTTCGTCTGGGTGCCATTCCTGGTCGTCGCCACCCTGGCGGCCTGGTTCGGCATGAACGACATTGCCTCGGTCAAGGCGTCCTTCAAGGAGCAGGCGATCATTTTCAGGCGCCGGCACAACTGGATCATGTGCGTGCTCTACACCGGAACCTTCGGATCCTTCATCGGCTATTCGGCCGGCTTCCCGCTGCTGGCCAAGACGCAGTTTCCGGAGGTCGACTCTCTGCAGTACGTCTTCCTCGGGCCGCTGGTCGGCGCCCTCAGCCGGGCGGCCACCGGCTGGATCTCCGACAAGTACGGCGGCGGCCGGGTCACGTTCTGGACCTTCCTGCTGATGATCGCTGCGGTGGCCGGCGTGCTCTTCTTCCTCGGCATAAAGGACCAGCCCGGCGCCTTCTGGGGCTTCTTCGCTATGTTCATGCTGCTGTTCTTTGGAACCGGCGTGGGCAATGCATCGACCTTCCAGATGATCCCGGTGATCATGGGCCAGCAGGTCAAGCTGCTGATGCCGGAGCTCGATGAGCAACAATACAAGCGCCAGTCGACGGGCGAGTCGGCGGCCATAATCGCCTTTACCTCGGCGATCGCCGCTTACGGTGCCTTTTTCATTCCCAAGGCCTACGGCACTTCGATCGCCATGACCGGAGGGCCGGAACTGGCGCTCTATGCCTTCCTAATCTTCTACGGGCTCTGCGTGGTGATCACGTGGTTCTTCTACACCCGTCGCAACGCCCCTGTGCCGTGTTGA
- a CDS encoding nitrate/nitrite transporter: MQDLQGVTRGQQHQVLGISTLAFTVCFAVWTIFSIIGVRIKQELGLSDTEFGILVATPVLTGSLSRIFLGIWTDQYGGRVVFTAVMALTSVAVWMLSTVTTYEMFLVAALGVGLAGGSFAVGIAYVSRWYEKDRQGTALGIFGMGNVGAAVTNFGAPFLLVAFGWERTAQVYAVILLTMAVVFFLSTRDDPATAQRKAGGEKPKSALMQLSPLRKLQVWRFALYYFFVFGAFVALALWLPRYYVGVYGLDIKTAGMLAAAYALPGSVFRALGGYLSDRFGARRVMYWTFFASVVICFFLSYPSTNYIVRGIDGPITFNLTIGLPLFVALTVALGFFMSLGKAAVYKHIPVYYPENVGSVGGMVGMIGGLGGFILPICFGLMNDFIGVWTSCFMLLFVLVGVALLWMHFAILRMEKAVAREQLAGLPQLPELAELHGPEHVGVLGPGSARKKDPGDRGDSVERMHPAQ, translated from the coding sequence ATGCAAGACCTGCAAGGGGTTACGCGAGGCCAGCAGCATCAGGTGCTTGGCATCAGCACGCTGGCCTTCACCGTCTGTTTTGCCGTCTGGACGATTTTTTCCATCATCGGCGTGAGGATCAAACAGGAGCTCGGGCTGTCCGATACCGAGTTCGGCATCCTGGTGGCGACCCCGGTCCTGACCGGCTCGCTGAGCCGCATTTTTCTGGGAATCTGGACCGACCAGTACGGTGGCCGCGTCGTCTTCACCGCGGTGATGGCGCTGACCTCGGTTGCGGTCTGGATGCTCTCGACGGTGACCACCTACGAGATGTTCCTGGTCGCTGCCCTGGGTGTCGGCTTGGCCGGCGGCTCCTTTGCCGTCGGCATCGCCTATGTCTCCCGCTGGTACGAAAAGGATCGCCAGGGCACGGCGCTTGGCATCTTCGGCATGGGCAATGTCGGCGCGGCGGTGACGAATTTCGGCGCCCCCTTCCTGCTTGTCGCCTTCGGCTGGGAGAGGACCGCCCAGGTCTACGCCGTCATCCTGTTGACCATGGCGGTTGTCTTCTTCCTGTCGACGCGCGACGATCCCGCCACCGCTCAGCGCAAGGCCGGGGGCGAAAAGCCGAAGTCGGCCCTCATGCAGCTCTCACCCCTGCGAAAGCTGCAGGTTTGGCGTTTCGCGCTCTACTATTTCTTCGTTTTCGGCGCCTTCGTTGCTCTCGCGCTTTGGCTGCCACGTTACTACGTCGGCGTCTACGGCTTGGACATCAAGACAGCCGGCATGCTGGCGGCGGCCTACGCGTTGCCGGGCAGCGTCTTTCGAGCCCTGGGCGGCTATCTCTCCGATCGCTTCGGCGCGCGCCGGGTGATGTATTGGACCTTTTTCGCCTCGGTCGTCATCTGCTTCTTCCTGAGCTACCCCTCGACAAACTATATCGTACGCGGTATCGACGGGCCGATCACCTTCAACCTGACCATCGGGCTACCACTGTTTGTTGCGCTGACCGTTGCGCTCGGCTTCTTCATGTCGCTCGGCAAGGCAGCCGTCTACAAGCATATTCCCGTCTATTACCCGGAGAACGTCGGCTCCGTCGGCGGTATGGTCGGCATGATCGGCGGCCTTGGCGGGTTCATTCTGCCGATTTGCTTCGGGTTGATGAACGACTTCATCGGTGTCTGGACTAGCTGCTTCATGCTGCTCTTCGTCCTTGTCGGCGTTGCCCTGCTATGGATGCACTTCGCCATCCTGCGCATGGAGAAGGCGGTGGCCCGCGAACAGCTGGCCGGCCTGCCCCAACTGCCCGAATTGGCCGAGCTTCACGGACCGGAGCACGTCGGCGTGCTCGGCCCGGGCTCGGCCCGGAAGAAGGATCCGGGCGACCGCGGCGACAGCGTCGAGCGCATGCACCCAGCCCAGTGA
- a CDS encoding cyclic nucleotide-binding domain-containing protein: protein MRSNEIPMVRELDLFAEMAEANFDDLMQVAYLQRFPPQVQLIAEGDPADFLHLVIEGGVELFARANGRETSVEIVRPVSTFILAAALEDQPFLMSARTVANARILMIPSKNVRAVFARDADFARAVVRELSGRFRDVVKSLKNHKLRNAVERLANYLLHEESVQGSNGTVSLGIDKRTLAALLGMTPENLSRAFGTLKPYGVETNGRSIRLTNIDDLRVLAKPHPLIDDPAS from the coding sequence GTGCGATCGAATGAGATTCCCATGGTACGGGAACTCGACCTCTTCGCTGAAATGGCGGAGGCCAATTTCGACGACCTGATGCAGGTCGCCTACCTGCAGCGCTTCCCGCCGCAGGTCCAGCTCATCGCTGAGGGCGACCCGGCCGACTTTCTCCATCTCGTCATCGAAGGGGGCGTCGAACTCTTTGCCAGAGCCAACGGGCGTGAGACTTCCGTGGAGATCGTCCGCCCCGTGTCGACTTTCATCCTGGCGGCGGCGCTCGAGGACCAGCCCTTTCTGATGTCGGCGCGCACCGTTGCGAATGCGCGGATCTTGATGATTCCCTCCAAGAACGTGAGAGCGGTCTTCGCGCGCGACGCGGATTTCGCGCGGGCCGTGGTGCGCGAGCTCTCGGGACGATTCCGCGACGTGGTGAAGTCGCTGAAGAACCACAAGCTGCGCAATGCCGTCGAGCGCCTTGCCAACTACCTTTTACACGAAGAATCCGTGCAGGGGTCGAATGGCACGGTGAGCTTGGGAATCGACAAGCGGACCCTGGCCGCCCTCTTGGGCATGACCCCGGAAAATCTCTCGCGCGCCTTCGGGACCCTGAAACCTTATGGCGTTGAAACGAACGGTCGCTCCATACGTCTGACCAATATCGATGACCTCCGCGTCCTGGCAAAGCCCCATCCGCTGATCGATGATCCAGCGAGCTGA
- a CDS encoding nucleoside monophosphate kinase — MPSASAGAGRLQRELGLKQLPSGHLLRAAVSAGSQIGQEAAAIMARGDLVPDRILITLISDAVDRNLDHDVFILDGFPQTLAQGIGDTHQVARQIDGRLTR; from the coding sequence TTGCCGTCCGCCTCGGCGGGGGCCGGCCGGCTGCAGCGTGAGCTGGGCTTGAAGCAGCTCCCGAGCGGGCACCTCTTGCGCGCCGCGGTCTCGGCGGGAAGCCAAATCGGCCAGGAGGCCGCGGCGATCATGGCGCGAGGCGATCTCGTGCCCGACCGGATCCTCATCACGCTGATTTCCGATGCGGTCGACCGCAACCTCGATCACGACGTTTTCATCCTCGACGGCTTTCCACAAACATTGGCCCAAGGAATCGGAGATACCCACCAGGTCGCGCGCCAGATTGACGGTCGGCTGACCCGATAA
- a CDS encoding phasin family protein — MATKKQKAAVDAPYAVLQAASAKSVEAVTKALEGYDELVVIGKDNLDAVVQANTAALAGAQRLNAEFAAYVKGAYEANLAATKALSGAKSVQQAVDLQTGYMQAALDKAMAESAKVSELALVAANEIAAPLQARTKVAVDKLFTPHAA; from the coding sequence ATGGCTACCAAGAAGCAGAAAGCCGCCGTCGATGCGCCCTATGCGGTCCTTCAAGCCGCTAGCGCGAAGTCGGTCGAGGCCGTGACCAAGGCCCTCGAGGGCTACGACGAGCTGGTCGTGATCGGCAAAGACAACCTGGACGCGGTCGTCCAGGCCAACACGGCGGCCCTGGCCGGCGCGCAGCGGCTCAATGCCGAGTTCGCGGCCTATGTCAAAGGCGCCTACGAGGCCAATCTCGCGGCCACCAAGGCCCTGAGCGGTGCCAAGTCGGTGCAGCAGGCGGTCGATCTCCAGACCGGCTACATGCAGGCCGCGTTGGACAAGGCGATGGCCGAGAGCGCCAAGGTCTCCGAGTTGGCGCTTGTCGCCGCGAACGAGATTGCCGCGCCGCTCCAGGCCCGGACCAAGGTTGCCGTCGACAAGCTCTTCACGCCGCACGCGGCCTAA
- a CDS encoding sensor histidine kinase, which yields MLSGWIILLTALVYLLVLFAIAYYGDKRTEAGRGLEATPYIYSLSIAVYCTSWTFYGSVGRAAQTGVGFLPIYLGPTLSFVLGWFLLRKIIRISKAQRITSIADFIASRYGKSQALGGLVTIIATIGIVPYISLQLKAVASSFDVLLHYPELSGATQSALGLADTALVVTAVLALFSILFGTRHLDATEHHGGMIVAIAFESVVKLVAFLAVGLFVTFGLFDGFGDLFGQALQRPELARLMTFDAAGTNWVTLTLLAMLAIICLPRQFQVTVVENVDESHLTKAMWMFPLYLLLINIFVLPIAFGGLLWFPDGGVDADTFVLALPMAEQRPFLALLVFIGGLSAATAMVIVATVALSTMVSNDLVMPALIQMGRLQIAERTNLSGLLLGIRRSAILVILLLAYVYYRLVGDSYALVSIGLVSFAAAAQFAPVMLAGIFWRGGTRRGAIAGLSAGFAVWLYTLLLPSFARSGWIAESFLTAGPFGLEFLRPYALLGIGGLDPISHAMFWSMILNTGAFLVVSLLDRPSSLEQNQATLFVEVFRQGGQTEAPAGAWQGSALVKDLRALAEKFVGKERAEAAFARHARERGVTLDASAYGDAALVQVVERLIAGSIGSASARITIASAVKGEGVSPEQVMSLLDETTQVLEYSRQLEQKSEALEAATRDLQEANERLRELDRLKDEFLSTVTHELRTPLTSIRSFSEILHDDPEIEPEEQKEFLGIIISESERLTRLINEVLELAKIQAGRMQWKMEDVDLKDVVESSVTTLSRVFEQADVRLEAELPESVPLIHADRDRLVQVVINLLSNAQKFCPPGTGRVKVALECTGSELVTHIKDNGPGIPKADCEAIFDQFHQVRAGQTGNPKGTGLGLAICQHIVDRMGGRIWVESVEGEGADFIFAIPRTR from the coding sequence ATGCTGTCAGGCTGGATCATACTGCTCACGGCCCTGGTCTATCTCCTCGTGCTGTTCGCCATCGCCTACTACGGCGACAAGCGAACCGAGGCGGGACGGGGCCTCGAGGCGACGCCCTACATCTATTCCCTGTCGATCGCCGTCTACTGCACTAGCTGGACCTTTTACGGCAGCGTTGGACGGGCCGCTCAAACCGGCGTCGGCTTCCTGCCGATCTACCTCGGGCCGACTCTGAGCTTCGTTCTCGGCTGGTTTCTGCTGCGCAAGATCATCAGGATCAGCAAGGCTCAGAGAATTACCTCGATCGCCGACTTCATCGCGTCGCGCTATGGCAAGAGCCAGGCGCTCGGCGGCTTGGTCACGATCATCGCGACCATCGGGATCGTGCCCTACATCTCCCTGCAGCTGAAGGCGGTGGCCTCCAGCTTCGACGTTCTCCTGCACTATCCGGAGCTCTCGGGAGCGACACAAAGCGCGCTCGGTCTTGCGGACACGGCTTTGGTGGTCACCGCCGTGCTGGCCTTGTTCTCCATCCTCTTCGGCACTCGCCACCTGGATGCGACGGAACATCATGGTGGCATGATCGTCGCCATCGCCTTCGAGTCCGTGGTCAAGCTTGTCGCTTTCCTGGCTGTCGGGCTGTTCGTCACCTTCGGGCTGTTCGACGGATTCGGCGACCTCTTTGGCCAGGCGCTGCAGCGTCCGGAACTCGCCCGGCTGATGACGTTCGATGCCGCGGGAACCAACTGGGTGACCCTGACCTTGTTGGCCATGCTGGCGATCATCTGCCTGCCCCGTCAATTCCAGGTCACCGTCGTGGAGAATGTCGACGAGAGCCACCTGACCAAGGCCATGTGGATGTTTCCGCTCTATCTCTTGCTGATCAACATCTTCGTGCTGCCGATCGCCTTCGGCGGACTCCTCTGGTTCCCTGACGGCGGGGTCGATGCCGACACCTTTGTCCTCGCGCTCCCCATGGCGGAGCAGCGGCCGTTCCTGGCGCTGCTGGTCTTCATCGGCGGGCTTTCCGCGGCGACCGCGATGGTCATTGTCGCCACGGTCGCGCTCAGCACCATGGTGAGCAACGACCTCGTAATGCCGGCCCTGATTCAAATGGGGCGGCTGCAGATCGCCGAACGGACCAACCTGTCCGGATTGCTTTTGGGCATCCGGCGGAGCGCCATTCTGGTCATCCTGCTTCTGGCCTATGTCTACTACCGTCTGGTCGGCGATTCCTACGCCCTGGTTTCCATCGGACTGGTGTCCTTCGCCGCCGCCGCCCAGTTTGCCCCGGTGATGCTGGCGGGCATCTTCTGGCGGGGCGGGACCCGCCGGGGCGCTATTGCCGGCTTGTCGGCTGGCTTCGCGGTTTGGCTCTATACGCTCCTGCTTCCCTCATTTGCGCGCTCCGGTTGGATCGCAGAGAGCTTTCTGACCGCGGGACCCTTCGGGCTGGAGTTCCTTCGGCCCTACGCGCTCCTCGGCATCGGGGGCCTGGACCCGATCTCTCATGCGATGTTCTGGAGCATGATCCTCAACACCGGCGCGTTTCTTGTGGTTTCCCTTCTGGACCGGCCGAGCAGCCTTGAACAAAACCAGGCAACGCTCTTCGTCGAGGTGTTTCGCCAGGGGGGCCAGACCGAGGCGCCAGCCGGGGCTTGGCAAGGCAGTGCCTTGGTCAAGGATTTGCGTGCGCTCGCCGAGAAGTTCGTGGGAAAGGAGCGCGCCGAGGCCGCCTTCGCGCGCCACGCCCGTGAGCGTGGGGTGACCCTCGATGCCTCTGCCTATGGGGACGCGGCCTTGGTTCAGGTAGTCGAGAGACTGATCGCCGGATCGATCGGCAGTGCCTCGGCCCGGATCACCATTGCTTCCGCCGTGAAGGGCGAGGGCGTCAGCCCCGAGCAGGTCATGAGCCTGTTGGACGAAACGACCCAAGTGCTCGAGTACAGCCGTCAGCTCGAGCAGAAGTCCGAAGCGCTCGAAGCCGCGACCCGCGATCTCCAGGAGGCCAATGAGCGCCTGAGGGAATTGGACCGTCTCAAAGATGAGTTCTTGTCGACGGTCACGCACGAACTGCGTACGCCGCTCACCTCGATCCGCTCCTTTTCGGAGATCCTGCACGACGACCCAGAAATCGAACCGGAGGAGCAGAAGGAGTTCCTGGGGATCATAATCAGCGAGAGCGAACGCTTGACCCGTCTGATCAACGAGGTGCTCGAGCTCGCCAAGATCCAGGCTGGCCGTATGCAGTGGAAGATGGAGGATGTCGACCTGAAGGACGTGGTCGAGAGTTCCGTTACGACGCTCTCCCGCGTATTCGAGCAGGCCGACGTCCGGCTCGAGGCGGAACTTCCCGAATCGGTGCCCTTGATCCACGCCGACAGGGACCGGCTCGTACAGGTCGTGATCAATCTGCTCTCCAATGCGCAAAAGTTCTGTCCCCCTGGCACCGGCCGGGTCAAGGTCGCGCTTGAATGCACGGGGAGCGAGCTGGTCACGCACATAAAGGACAACGGACCCGGTATCCCAAAGGCGGACTGCGAAGCAATTTTCGACCAGTTCCATCAAGTGCGGGCTGGCCAGACCGGAAATCCCAAGGGAACCGGATTGGGCCTCGCCATCTGCCAGCACATTGTCGATCGCATGGGCGGCCGCATCTGGGTCGAGAGCGTGGAAGGCGAGGGCGCGGACTTCATATTCGCCATTCCCCGCACGCGATGA
- a CDS encoding exonuclease domain-containing protein, with product MTEPVDRLGLRFRVFLLFALIALSVPVLLGLGLWLAADRLTGNPGPPLVLFGGAAGFALIGVITWVWMRFDVDFVAPLQRLTRDLETLTHSNPDHEIQSAKTGTLGALFAATRDAGEALTTARRQIEDQVSRATRAAEEQRNRLEAVLRDLHEGVMICNFDHQILLYNQRALQILRLTRDLGLGRSLFTVVNRQPFLHALEQLFNSLAQAEDDAGRFDHSALVVCATVDGRYVLEGRVSLIVEADEGTASGYVVTFQDATGKLAILGKRDRLLREAIDGLRRPLANLRAATEMLVGDMDMDAEDRKEFEGVLDSECEALSRHLEGINDEYRDLVTGHWPMSDVYSANVLNCVVRRLRDERLVDSMMTGVPIWLHCDSHSVVELLDHMVHRVAKHSDVATFDLEASSASRRCYIDISWQGEVVPSGRLETWLDEPLEEQLGGLTGRDVLERHRSEVWCDVHREGWARIRLPLPAPVEDHSAAKRDSAVLPERPEFYDFDLLRRIEASAAVDRPLRELTYVVFDTETTGLEPSKGDEIISIAGVRIVNGRILTGESFSELVNPQRGIPKESIKFHGITEEMVRDKPKIEQVLQRFHDFVGDAVLVAHNAAFDLKFLSLKQDLCGVKFDSAVLDTVLLSAFLHDHTNQHTLDAVAERFGIEIQGRHTALGDSLVTAGAFLRMIELLEARNIVSLGQAIEVSNKIVEIRRQQARY from the coding sequence GTGACTGAGCCGGTCGACAGACTGGGCCTGCGGTTTCGTGTCTTTCTCCTTTTCGCCCTCATTGCGCTTTCCGTCCCGGTTCTGCTGGGCCTGGGCCTTTGGCTCGCCGCGGACCGGCTGACCGGCAACCCGGGGCCGCCGCTCGTGCTCTTCGGCGGCGCCGCCGGCTTCGCGCTGATCGGTGTGATCACCTGGGTCTGGATGCGGTTCGATGTCGACTTTGTCGCACCCCTTCAGCGCCTGACCCGAGATCTGGAGACGCTCACCCATTCCAATCCCGACCACGAGATCCAATCGGCCAAGACGGGCACCCTCGGCGCCTTGTTCGCCGCGACAAGGGATGCGGGCGAAGCGCTGACCACCGCGCGCAGGCAGATTGAAGATCAGGTCTCGCGGGCGACTCGCGCGGCCGAAGAGCAGAGGAATCGTTTGGAAGCCGTTCTGCGGGATCTTCATGAAGGCGTGATGATCTGCAACTTCGACCACCAGATCCTGCTCTACAACCAGCGCGCACTGCAGATCCTGCGGCTCACCAGAGATCTCGGCCTGGGCCGATCGCTGTTCACGGTGGTGAACCGGCAACCCTTCCTCCATGCGCTGGAGCAGTTGTTCAACAGCCTGGCCCAGGCGGAGGACGATGCCGGCCGGTTCGACCATTCCGCCTTGGTCGTCTGCGCCACGGTCGACGGTCGCTACGTCCTGGAAGGTCGGGTCAGCCTCATCGTCGAGGCGGACGAGGGCACGGCAAGCGGCTACGTCGTCACCTTCCAGGACGCAACCGGCAAGCTGGCCATTCTCGGCAAGCGAGACCGCCTCCTTCGCGAGGCGATCGACGGTCTCAGAAGGCCCCTGGCGAACCTGCGCGCAGCGACGGAAATGCTGGTCGGCGATATGGACATGGATGCCGAGGACCGGAAAGAGTTCGAAGGCGTTCTCGACAGCGAGTGCGAGGCCCTCTCGCGGCATCTGGAGGGCATCAACGACGAGTACCGCGACCTGGTGACCGGCCACTGGCCGATGAGTGACGTCTATTCGGCCAACGTGCTCAACTGCGTCGTCCGCCGTCTGCGCGACGAGCGTCTTGTCGACTCCATGATGACCGGAGTCCCGATCTGGCTGCATTGCGACAGTCACAGCGTGGTCGAACTGCTCGATCACATGGTTCATCGGGTCGCGAAGCACTCCGATGTCGCCACCTTCGATCTCGAAGCCTCTTCGGCCAGCCGAAGGTGCTACATCGACATTTCCTGGCAGGGCGAGGTGGTTCCCTCCGGCCGTTTGGAAACCTGGTTGGACGAGCCACTCGAAGAGCAATTGGGCGGCTTGACCGGCCGCGACGTGCTCGAGCGTCACCGCTCGGAAGTTTGGTGCGATGTCCACCGGGAGGGCTGGGCGAGAATTCGCCTGCCGCTCCCGGCCCCCGTCGAAGACCACAGCGCGGCGAAACGAGACAGCGCGGTCCTGCCGGAGCGGCCGGAGTTTTACGACTTCGATCTCCTACGGCGGATCGAGGCCTCGGCGGCGGTCGACCGGCCGCTGCGCGAGCTGACCTACGTGGTCTTCGACACCGAGACGACCGGCCTGGAGCCCTCGAAGGGCGACGAAATCATCTCAATCGCCGGCGTAAGGATCGTGAACGGCCGAATATTGACCGGCGAATCCTTTAGCGAGTTGGTCAACCCGCAGCGGGGGATTCCCAAGGAATCCATCAAGTTCCATGGCATCACGGAAGAGATGGTGCGGGACAAGCCGAAGATCGAGCAGGTGCTGCAGCGATTCCACGACTTCGTGGGCGACGCGGTGCTGGTTGCTCACAATGCGGCCTTCGATCTGAAGTTCCTGTCACTAAAGCAGGATCTCTGCGGCGTGAAGTTCGACAGCGCCGTGCTGGATACGGTGCTCCTTTCGGCTTTTCTGCACGATCACACGAACCAGCATACCCTGGACGCGGTTGCCGAGCGTTTCGGAATCGAAATCCAGGGGCGGCACACGGCTCTGGGCGACTCCCTGGTTACCGCCGGAGCCTTCCTCAGGATGATCGAGCTGCTGGAAGCGCGGAACATTGTCAGCCTCGGGCAGGCCATCGAGGTGTCGAACAAGATCGTCGAAATTCGCCGGCAGCAGGCACGCTACTGA
- a CDS encoding response regulator has protein sequence MLIVDDERNIMLSLRHLMKKAGYNVLQASDGEEALEIAQSSVPDLIILDVMIPKRDGYDVCQTIRSDPALKHIQIIMATARGQEVEIEKGMALGANAYITKPFSTKELVSKVRSLLGDEGD, from the coding sequence GTGCTCATTGTCGATGACGAGCGAAACATCATGCTTTCGCTCCGACACTTGATGAAGAAGGCCGGATACAACGTGCTTCAGGCCAGCGATGGCGAGGAGGCGCTGGAGATTGCCCAGTCATCTGTGCCCGATCTGATCATCCTCGACGTGATGATCCCGAAACGCGACGGCTACGACGTCTGTCAGACGATCCGGTCGGATCCGGCGCTTAAGCACATCCAAATCATCATGGCAACGGCCAGAGGACAGGAGGTCGAAATCGAGAAGGGGATGGCGCTCGGGGCCAACGCCTACATAACCAAGCCCTTTTCGACCAAGGAACTGGTCAGCAAGGTCAGATCGCTGCTTGGAGACGAGGGTGACTGA
- a CDS encoding response regulator, whose protein sequence is MRLQQLHGIAMTSMVLIVEDEPEILKALTFLLSRANFEVRVARDGEEAIEAIEEACPALVLLDVMLPKRDGFEVCEFIRANPKWNDLRIIMLTARGREEDRERGLAMGVDAYLTKPFSTREVLAQVQRLVSMSPQRQG, encoded by the coding sequence GTGCGGCTCCAGCAATTACACGGAATTGCCATGACAAGTATGGTATTAATAGTTGAGGATGAGCCTGAGATTTTGAAGGCGCTTACATTTCTACTGAGCCGGGCAAATTTCGAGGTCCGCGTCGCCCGCGACGGGGAGGAGGCCATTGAGGCCATCGAGGAAGCCTGTCCGGCGCTTGTCCTGCTCGACGTCATGCTGCCCAAGAGAGACGGCTTCGAGGTCTGTGAGTTCATCCGCGCCAATCCGAAGTGGAATGACCTGCGGATTATCATGCTGACCGCCCGGGGACGAGAGGAAGATCGCGAAAGAGGTCTCGCGATGGGGGTCGACGCCTATTTGACCAAACCCTTTTCGACCCGCGAAGTCCTGGCGCAGGTTCAGCGCCTGGTTTCCATGAGTCCGCAGCGACAGGGGTAG